One Glycine max cultivar Williams 82 chromosome 1, Glycine_max_v4.0, whole genome shotgun sequence genomic window, attaaataaaaaatatccacaacttaatttaaaaaaaatataaacaacttcatttaaaaaaaagcacagctaatgtaaaattaattaaatgaaaaatatccacaacttaattttaaaaaaataaacaacttcatttataaaaaaaacacaactgatgtaaaattaattaatcagtaaacatccacaactttattttttaaaaaaatacttcttttataataaaataaacaactttatttatatcatttataaaaaaaattagtatttttaaaaaatttccgaAACGcacacaactttatttataaaaataaacaacttcatttataaacaaaaaacactaattttaaaaaataaacaataaacaaaaacaaacacaacttattttataaacaaaaaaataaataatttacaatttaatatttacaataaatacaaaatttaaattataaaaaaaaacatgacataaaaaatccaagcctcatttttcataaaatctcaaaaacaaaaataataaaaaaaaatataataattatttttttttaaaataacaaaacaatttttgttttaaaaaaaaaacacacttccggaagaagtgatTCTTCTGAAACAATTTCGAaaaaccacttcttccggaaagctcttccggaagacgtttggttacttccggaagatcacttcttccggaaagtttccggaacttccggaagaacccatAACGGGTCTTCCGAAAGGTTCCGTCGTAAACCTCTTTCCCCATTTTTTCCGGCCTCTCCTGCTCTCGTCTTCTATCCTATGGTTCCGCTAACCTATGTTTCTTCTAACCTAGCCTAATGCTACAACTACACAGTGCATAATAAAAGCTAATGGAAGGTTAACGACACCTACCTCGAACGAAAATGGCATCCAACCAAAACAAAAGCAGCAGTCGGGCTCGCGGAGGAGGAGAACTCACAGGGTCGCGGAAGAGGGAAAAGCAGAAGCAAGAGGAGGAGAGGGCGTGAGTGATTCCGGGAGAGGAGAGGGAAAcgtttttaaatgttttaaattttttgactgAAGGGCAAAATCGTACTTTCaataaattgctgggtgcaccaacaatattgttgggtgcacctagcaactcccGTGTGGGCAAGCTATCATATGGTGCATGAATTCTAGCTAAGATAGTCTTTGCATATTACCTGCGAGACTACAGTTATGTCATACTCATTTGATCCAAAACTAATGTGGTTCCCTTCACTGTGGGTTTTGCATATCCCCCACTACGTATGTTAATCTCCCTCCCTCCCTCTATGTGGTGCATTAGCCATATTTGTCTAGAGTGTTTTAcagttttataaaatcaatgatGGAGATATATGCTCAAACTTAATTGATGAATAtggttcttaatttttttttcagttatttaaaaataaaataaaaggaagtgGAACTCCATATCAGCCAAATCAGATAcgagattaaatttttttctaactctcccttttttttttttgtaaaactgaAATAAGAATATTCCCTGCCGTGTtggatataagaaaaaaaaaaccttcttgTTAGTTagtctcaaatataaataaatttcaccttattaatgaaattattttttaaatacttttcatTTAATTGAGATCTTATTTCCaatgactttttatttatttttaatatcaagttCTACGgaatagtttataaaaaaaatttattttaaatgagattgatataattaaataatgctAACTAACTTATTAGGAcgaaatagttatttatttatttacttacgAGTCCACATGAAATACATAGTGAATCTAAGAATATAAATGTGAAGAAGACAGAGACTGGAAATGACGTTTTGTACAAGATTTCCTTTTGTCGGGGTGTTTATTCTAATGTCAGAAAATGTTGAAccaattttactttttacagACTCACTGCTCGACTGTGTGGCATTAGAAGTTATGTGATTACTTTTAAACAATAAATCCAGTTGTTATAATGTGCCAAAGATGCTATAACTATAATATACAAGTGCGAGTAATTAAGGAAATGATGGTTGATTCGGGTCTATGCTTATGTTACTTAATCCAATAACTGAAGTGATGTTATGTTTATGCAGACATAGATACCAAAGTTAaagcaatgatcaagctgattGATGAGGAAGCAGATTCATTTGCAAGGAGGGCAGAAATGTACTATAAGAAGCGTCCGGAGCTCATGAAATTAGTGGAGGAGTTCTACCGAGCATACCGTGCTTTAGCAGAGAGATACGATCATGCAATGGGAGAGCTATGCCATGCCCACAAAACAATGGCAGAAGCATTTCCCAACCAAGCACATTACATGCTGACCGATGATTCGCAGGGTGTTGAATCACACACTCCAGGAGTGCCTTGTCCAAATTATTCCGAGTCTGAGCATGCAGAGAAAGCAGATAGTGAAGTTCAAACCTTGAGGAAAGCCCTGGCCAAAATACAGTCTGACAAGGATGCTATCTTTCTTCAGTATCAGAAGAGTATGGAGAAGTTATCCGAAATGGAAAGAGATCTTAATAAGGCACAAAAAGATGCTGGAGGCCTTGATGAAAGAGCAAGTAAAGCAGAAATTGAAACTAGAGTGTTGCAGGAAGCACTGGCACATCTAAAGTCTGACAACGAAGCTAGTCAAGTTCAGTACAACCAGTGCCTAGAAAGTATAGCTAAACTGGAGACTCTGTTATCTCTTGCCCAGCTGGATGTCAAGGAATTTGATGAGAGAGCTTCTAAGGCTGAAATTGAAGCCAAAAATCTAAAGCAAGAACTAGGCCAGTTGGAAGCTCAGAAGGATGCTGGTCTTCTTAGATACAAGCAGTGTGTTGAAAAGATTTCAGTTTTGGAGGCCAAGATAACCCTTGCTGAGGAGAATTCCAGGATGTTAAATGAGCAACTTGAAAGAGCAGAACTGGAAGTTAAAGCGCTTATAAAAGATCTTGCTGAACTGAATGAAGAGAAAGAATCTTTAGCTGTCCTTTACCATCAATGCTTGGAGAAGATATCTAAAATGGAGAATGAAATTTTGCTTGCCCAAGAAAATTCTGAAAAACTAAATAGAGAAATTGAGAAAGGGGCTGAAAAACTCAAGACTTCTGAAGAACATTGTGATATGTTGGAGAAATCGAATCAATCTCTTCGACTAGAGGCTGAAAATCTGCTGCAGAAGATAGCTATGAAGGATCAAGCACTTTTAGAGAAGCATGCTGAGATAGAGAGGCTGCAGACTCTAGTGCATGAAGAGCATTCTCACTTTCTTGAGATTGAATCTACTCTACAGACTCTGCAGAAGTTGTACTCTAAGTCACAACAGGAGCAAGGAAGTCTTGTTATGGAGCTTAAATATGGGCTTCAGTTGTTGAAGGATTTGGAGTTTCCGAAACAGGGTTTTAAGGAAGAAATGCAAGAGAATGTGAAAGAAAACAGGATCCTGAATGAACTTACTTTCTCTTCCACTAGGTCGTTATTAAGAAGGCAGCAAACAGAAATCTCTAAATTAAAGGAGATCAAAGAGAAACTGGAACGAGAGCTTGTTGTAAACTCTGAAGAAAACAATGCCCTCCAGCAGGAAGCTCATCAAATAAAGAATGATATCCAGCTCttgaataataaatatcatGCTATGCTGGAACAACTACAGACTTTAGGTTTGGATCCTAAATGTTTTGCAGCATCTGTGAAAGATTTACAAAATGAGAACTCAAATCTAAAGGAGGTCTGCAAGATGGAACGTAATGAGAAAGAAGCTCTTCATGAAAAGTCAAAGGATATGGATGAACTTTTGATTGAGAATGCCTTTATGGAATTTTCCCTCTCAAGATTAAATGATGAATTAGATGGATTAAGAGTAACAGTGAGGAAATTTCAAGAGTCTTGCCAAGTTCTCCAGGAAGAAAAATCTACGGTCGTTGATGAGAAATCAGCTCTACTTTCACAGTTACAAATAGTCACTGAAAGTATGCAGAAACTATTGGAGAAGAATGCCTTGTTGGAGAAGTCCCTCTCTGATTCAAAGATTGAGCTGGAAGGTTTGAAGGCTAAATCAACTGACTTGGAAGAATTCTGCAAGTTGCTAAATGATGAGAAGTACAATCTTCTAAACGAAAGAAGCATCCTGGTATCTCAGTTGGAAAGTGTTGAGGCTAAACTAAGAAACCTGGAAAAGTTGTTTaccaaattagaagaaaaatatgcTGACTCGGAGAAGGACAAAGAAAGCACGGGCAATCAAGTAGAAGAGCTCCGTGCTTCATTTTTGGTGCAAAAGGAAAAGCATGCAAATCATAAACACTTGAGTGAAGTCCGACTGACAAATTTGGAgaatctttttcatgcactacaGGAAGAACTGTGGTTGGGGAAGattgaatttgaaaaagaagtTGACAAAGCTGTAAATGCTCAGATGGAGATGTTCATTTTGCAAAGTTGTATAGAAGATCTGGGGCAGAAGAACTTGGCCTTGTTAACTGAATGTGAAAAGCATGTTGAGGCATCAAAAATTTTCTAACAAAGTTATCTGAGTTGGAGACTGAAAACTTTATGCAACTGATGGAAGAAGAGTTTTTGTTACATGAAATTAGAAAGCTTAAAATGGCTATTCATCAAGTGTGTGGGGCTCTTCAGATTGATCCATATGGTGTGCACGACAAAGGAATCAAGCAAGAGGAAATGCCAACATTGCATATTTTAGACATCATTGAGGGCTTGAAAAGTTCTTATGTGAAAAGCCAAGAGGAGAAGCAGAAGCTCCTTGTAGAGAATTCTGTCCTCCTAACTTCACTTGAGCAAAATCGATCTGATAGAGAAAAAATGGAGTCAGAGAAAAAGATCATGGAGCAAGAGTTTGAGAGCATGAGACAGAAGAATGCAATGTTGCAGAAAGAGAACGTTGAACTTCTAGAGAAGAACAGGCAACTGAGGACTGAAGTTGTGAAACCCTCTACcgcgacatatatataaataaacaaaatatataaaaatatcggtaaccaaattcacacggATAAAAGGtccacattcacttcactattatcaattaaaacttattaaaacatattcggctcaaaataaagccgtcaaaatttacatagatattttattaaatcagtgaaataaaataaaataaactaacatcatgcaattaatataaaaacttatgtcccactgtcacattctatcagagtgttgtgtctcgacgtccttcagcataatgttccttaaagcaatttacctagtcatctgctcccccgaacacaaagttcaagatcatcacaggatccaaacacaaacaatacacggggagtgagttatcacattcctaactaatagagaaacaaaacagctaaatatacatatcatataaatcaaataaaacttacacgtaattcacgtaattccaccactttgtcattcaaagttcacttttcatccatcaatcacacttttcaatcatcaatcacattacacaagaatcacacgctctgatcaagacataataacacatcaatttcataataaacaatcaGCAAGCGCATGAAACagttatactaagactcaagcctatatgcaatgtggtaccatgttagtgaacaAACTCGTCGGGctcctaggagtacatgacaagacaaaccacacactgacaagtcaagtcactctcactaggtaatatcatagggagaccagtcagggtcacagtgttttgcaagaatgctccaaccatatgggatcaacatagacttaaaggagcactcaaaccgtgtaacccccaaggcctacactctgaagagtccgtcagggcctctccctcctgattcaagtccaacccggaaaatattttagcacacagactctatctatgaactgtacaaaacacacgactcctcaattgttctcaaaataattttaactcgtcgccctttaagggtcttatcattaactcgtcgcccttaaagggacttaacattaactcgtcgcccaaaaagggacttagcatcaactcgtcgccctaaaagggacttaacatcaactcgtcgccctaaaagggacttagcattaactcgtcgcccttgaagggacttatgatcgtgtgattatacaattcatagttcacaactcaatgcacatatatatctcaatcatatacatactcaatttatcacatacacttaatcccaatcacaatggtataatcttaatttaatatgttatcacacc contains:
- the LOC121172652 gene encoding protein NETWORKED 1A-like produces the protein MIKLIDEEADSFARRAEMYYKKRPELMKLVEEFYRAYRALAERYDHAMGELCHAHKTMAEAFPNQAHYMLTDDSQGVESHTPGVPCPNYSESEHAEKADSEVQTLRKALAKIQSDKDAIFLQYQKSMEKLSEMERDLNKAQKDAGGLDERASKAEIETRVLQEALAHLKSDNEASQVQYNQCLESIAKLETLLSLAQLDVKEFDERASKAEIEAKNLKQELGQLEAQKDAGLLRYKQCVEKISVLEAKITLAEENSRMLNEQLERAELEVKALIKDLAELNEEKESLAVLYHQCLEKISKMENEILLAQENSEKLNREIEKGAEKLKTSEEHCDMLEKSNQSLRLEAENLLQKIAMKDQALLEKHAEIERLQTLVHEEHSHFLEIESTLQTLQKLYSKSQQEQGSLVMELKYGLQLLKDLEFPKQGFKEEMQENVKENRILNELTFSSTRSLLRRQQTEISKLKEIKEKLERELVVNSEENNALQQEAHQIKNDIQLLNNKYHAMLEQLQTLGLDPKCFAASVKDLQNENSNLKEVCKMERNEKEALHEKSKDMDELLIENAFMEFSLSRLNDELDGLRVTVRKFQESCQVLQEEKSTVVDEKSALLSQLQIVTESMQKLLEKNALLEKSLSDSKIELEGLKAKSTDLEEFCKLLNDEKYNLLNERSILVSQLESVEAKLRNLEKLFTKLEEKYADSEKDKESTGNQVEELRASFLVQKEKHANHKHLSEVRLTNLENLFHALQEELWLGKIEFEKEVDKAVNAQMEMFILQSCIEDLGQKNLALLTECEKHVEASKIF